A section of the Deinococcus taeanensis genome encodes:
- a CDS encoding disulfide bond formation protein B: protein MTRDNRLYAAWVVALIATLGSLYFSEIRQFNPCILCWFQRICMYPLTVILGVAALGGDLRVRRYALPLAGIGLLVALYQNLETWGVVPVLRACTADPASSCGTPWPVWGLNSPLNTVLTIPVLSMIAFTLIITLLSWKRDRSF, encoded by the coding sequence ATGACCCGCGATAACCGCCTGTACGCGGCATGGGTTGTGGCCCTGATCGCCACGCTGGGCAGCCTGTACTTCAGCGAGATCCGGCAGTTCAACCCGTGCATCCTGTGCTGGTTCCAGCGGATCTGCATGTACCCGCTCACGGTGATTCTTGGCGTGGCGGCCCTGGGCGGAGACCTGCGGGTGCGCCGTTACGCGCTGCCTCTTGCCGGAATCGGCCTGCTGGTCGCCCTGTACCAGAACCTTGAAACGTGGGGTGTGGTGCCGGTCCTGCGGGCCTGCACGGCAGATCCCGCCAGTTCCTGCGGCACGCCCTGGCCCGTGTGGGGCCTGAACTCCCCGCTGAACACGGTCCTGACCATCCCGGTGCTCAGCATGATTGCCTTCACGCTGATAATCACCCTGCTGAGCTGGAAACGCGACCGGTCCTTCTGA
- a CDS encoding DsbA family protein — protein MSRLQSGNPNRTFLVIGTLVAAVLIALAVFAIQGKPASGAGLSATFDLTGQPFIGQDSAPVSVVVVEDFKCPVCKSFEETIAPELKTRYVDTGKAKVYSLVWPFLAQTRGLATDDSKLAAQAGRCVYDQGGNDAFASFKSILFRAQGDENTVWATRTRLKDLAGNLEGLDQGRFAECLDSDATAARVDADEAQVNKAGVNHTPTVFVNGKEVMSSGGQSTYAMADVSAAIDAASK, from the coding sequence ATGAGCAGACTGCAGTCCGGCAACCCCAACCGCACCTTCCTGGTGATCGGAACCCTCGTCGCCGCGGTGCTGATCGCCCTGGCGGTCTTTGCGATTCAGGGCAAACCGGCCTCCGGGGCAGGCCTGAGCGCCACGTTCGACCTGACCGGCCAGCCGTTTATCGGGCAGGACAGTGCGCCCGTCAGCGTGGTGGTCGTCGAGGACTTCAAGTGCCCGGTGTGCAAAAGCTTCGAGGAGACCATCGCGCCCGAACTGAAAACCCGGTACGTGGACACCGGCAAGGCCAAGGTGTACTCGCTGGTGTGGCCGTTCCTGGCGCAGACGCGTGGCCTGGCGACCGACGACAGCAAACTGGCCGCGCAGGCCGGCCGCTGCGTGTACGACCAGGGCGGCAACGACGCCTTCGCCAGCTTCAAGAGCATCCTGTTCCGCGCGCAGGGCGACGAGAACACCGTGTGGGCGACCAGGACCCGCCTGAAGGACCTCGCCGGGAACCTCGAGGGCCTTGACCAGGGCCGCTTCGCTGAGTGCCTGGACTCAGACGCCACCGCCGCCCGCGTGGACGCCGACGAGGCGCAGGTCAACAAGGCCGGCGTGAACCACACGCCCACCGTGTTTGTTAATGGCAAGGAAGTCATGAGCAGCGGCGGCCAGAGCACCTACGCGATGGCCGACGTCAGCGCGGCCATCGACGCGGCCAGCAAGTAA
- the uvrA gene encoding excinuclease ABC subunit UvrA encodes MQNNLIVKGAKEHNLKDITVELPRDQFIVITGVSGSGKSTLAFDTIYAEGQRRYVESLSAYARQFLGLMEKPDVESITGLSPAISIDQKTTSHNPRSTVGTVTEIHDYLRLLYARVGTPYCPVCGRKIEKQSPSEITDRLLSSFAEKRAILLAPVVRGRKGEYRKLFADLRREGFSRVRVDGTLYELDEAEKLKLEKFEKHDVDVVIDRVTLREGDRSRIAESVELGLRRGEGLLRVLLPDAGEDGGAHEELYSEKFACPEHGSVLEELEPRSFSFNSPYGACGDCAGLGSKREFSPDLVVDEKLSIAEGALLPWSKKGTGGGVYYWDKLQALAEHLGFSVKAPWRDLPKAAQNAILHGPGAPFEVVYRRAGKETMRFMTEFEGVIPNLERRYADTESEFMREKLEELMELRPCPTCGGTRYKPEILAVRVGGLNISQASGMSVLDADAFFRQLQDRDLTHAAIEPFLKGHLGGTAKAHGPRHYEYALNEFGAAVAAPILKAIRTRLKFLVDVGLDYLSLDRTANTLSGGEAQRIRLATQVGSGLTGVLYVLDEPSIGLHPKDNGRLIGTLKNLRDLGNTLIVVEHDEDTMMEADYLVDMGPGAGVHGGQVVAVGTPAQVRAHKDSLTGQYLRGEQKIEVPAHRRRGNGRQLKVIGAREHNLQNVSIEIPLGTMTVVTGPSGSGKSTLIHDILHATLARELNGAKTTPGRYERIEGMDHLDKVIEIDQSPIGRTPRSNPATYTGVFTEVRDLFTRTPEARRRGYQAGRFSFNVKGGRCEHCKGDGVMKIEMNFLPDIYVPCEVCKGARYNRETLEVKYNGRTIADVLDLTVEDARTFFEAIPAIERKMTLLCDVGLGYMRIGQPSTTLSGGEAQRIKLATELSKRPTGKTIYILDEPTTGLHFEDVRKLMEVLQRLVEGGNTLVIIEHNLDVMKCADHIIDLGPEGGVRGGLVVATGTPEELAAHPTSHTGEYLRRVPGIEPARTGAGTPAPVEESARPARRASRKATPDDAELVGAAPARKGRAKKESA; translated from the coding sequence TTGCAGAACAACCTGATCGTGAAGGGCGCGAAGGAACACAACCTCAAGGACATCACAGTGGAACTGCCGCGCGATCAGTTCATCGTGATCACCGGCGTGTCCGGCAGCGGGAAGAGCACCCTGGCGTTCGACACCATCTACGCCGAAGGCCAGCGCCGCTACGTGGAGAGCCTGTCGGCGTACGCGCGCCAGTTCCTGGGCCTGATGGAAAAACCCGATGTGGAGAGCATCACCGGCCTGTCGCCGGCCATCTCCATCGACCAGAAGACCACGAGCCACAACCCCCGCTCCACCGTGGGCACCGTCACCGAGATTCACGACTACCTGAGGCTGCTGTACGCCCGCGTGGGCACCCCGTACTGCCCGGTGTGCGGCCGCAAGATCGAGAAGCAGAGCCCCAGCGAGATCACGGACCGGCTGCTGTCGAGTTTCGCGGAGAAGCGCGCCATTCTGCTCGCCCCGGTCGTGCGTGGCCGCAAAGGCGAGTACCGCAAACTCTTCGCGGACCTGCGGCGCGAAGGCTTCTCCCGCGTGCGCGTGGACGGCACCCTCTACGAACTCGACGAGGCCGAGAAGCTGAAGCTCGAAAAGTTTGAAAAGCACGACGTGGACGTCGTCATTGACCGCGTCACCCTGCGTGAGGGTGACCGCAGCCGCATCGCGGAGAGCGTGGAACTCGGCCTGCGCCGCGGTGAGGGCCTGCTGCGCGTCCTGCTGCCCGACGCCGGTGAGGACGGCGGCGCGCACGAGGAACTGTACTCCGAGAAGTTCGCCTGCCCCGAGCACGGCAGTGTGCTGGAGGAACTCGAACCCCGGTCCTTCTCCTTCAACTCCCCGTACGGCGCGTGCGGCGACTGCGCCGGCCTGGGCAGCAAGCGGGAATTCAGCCCGGACCTCGTGGTCGACGAGAAGCTCTCCATCGCGGAGGGGGCCCTTCTCCCGTGGAGCAAAAAAGGCACCGGCGGCGGCGTGTACTACTGGGACAAACTGCAGGCTCTGGCTGAGCACCTGGGCTTCAGTGTGAAAGCCCCGTGGCGTGACCTGCCCAAGGCGGCGCAGAACGCCATCCTGCACGGCCCGGGCGCACCGTTCGAGGTGGTGTACCGCCGCGCCGGGAAGGAAACGATGCGGTTCATGACCGAGTTCGAGGGCGTGATCCCCAACCTGGAACGCCGCTACGCGGACACCGAGTCGGAATTCATGCGCGAGAAGCTGGAAGAACTCATGGAACTGCGTCCCTGCCCCACCTGCGGCGGCACCCGCTACAAACCTGAGATTCTCGCGGTGCGGGTCGGCGGCCTGAACATCTCGCAGGCGAGCGGCATGAGCGTCCTGGACGCCGACGCCTTCTTCCGGCAGCTGCAGGACCGTGACCTCACCCACGCGGCCATTGAGCCTTTCCTGAAAGGCCACCTGGGTGGCACCGCAAAAGCCCACGGTCCCCGCCATTACGAGTACGCCCTGAACGAGTTCGGCGCCGCGGTGGCCGCCCCGATCCTGAAAGCCATCCGCACCCGCCTGAAGTTCCTCGTGGACGTTGGCCTGGACTACCTGAGCCTGGACCGCACCGCGAACACTCTGTCCGGCGGCGAGGCGCAGCGCATCCGGCTCGCCACGCAGGTCGGCAGCGGCCTCACCGGCGTGCTGTACGTCCTGGACGAGCCCAGCATCGGCCTGCACCCCAAGGACAACGGCCGACTGATCGGCACGCTGAAGAACCTGCGTGACCTGGGCAACACCCTGATCGTCGTGGAACACGACGAGGACACCATGATGGAAGCGGACTACCTCGTGGACATGGGGCCCGGCGCTGGCGTGCACGGCGGCCAGGTCGTCGCGGTGGGCACGCCCGCACAGGTGCGGGCGCACAAGGACAGCCTCACCGGCCAGTACCTGCGCGGCGAGCAGAAGATCGAGGTGCCGGCCCACCGCCGGCGCGGCAATGGCCGCCAGCTGAAGGTCATCGGCGCGCGCGAGCACAACCTGCAGAACGTCAGCATCGAGATTCCGCTGGGCACCATGACCGTCGTGACCGGCCCCTCGGGCAGCGGCAAAAGCACCCTGATTCACGACATCCTGCACGCCACGCTCGCGCGGGAACTGAACGGCGCGAAGACCACCCCCGGCCGGTACGAACGCATCGAAGGCATGGACCACCTCGATAAGGTCATCGAGATCGACCAGAGTCCCATCGGCCGCACGCCCCGCAGCAACCCTGCCACGTACACCGGCGTGTTCACCGAGGTGCGCGACCTGTTCACCCGCACGCCCGAAGCGCGCCGGCGCGGCTACCAGGCCGGCCGGTTCTCGTTCAACGTGAAAGGCGGCCGCTGTGAGCACTGCAAGGGCGACGGCGTCATGAAGATCGAGATGAACTTCCTGCCGGACATCTACGTGCCGTGCGAGGTCTGCAAGGGCGCGCGCTACAACCGCGAGACCCTGGAAGTGAAGTACAACGGCAGGACCATCGCCGACGTGCTCGACCTGACCGTTGAGGACGCCCGCACGTTCTTCGAGGCGATTCCCGCCATTGAACGCAAGATGACCCTGCTGTGCGACGTGGGCCTGGGTTACATGCGTATCGGTCAGCCCAGCACGACCCTGTCCGGCGGGGAGGCGCAGCGCATCAAGCTCGCCACGGAACTCTCCAAGCGTCCCACCGGCAAAACCATCTACATCCTCGACGAACCCACCACGGGACTGCACTTCGAGGACGTCCGCAAGCTCATGGAGGTGCTGCAGCGACTCGTGGAGGGGGGCAATACCCTCGTGATCATCGAGCATAACCTCGACGTCATGAAGTGCGCCGACCACATCATTGACCTGGGCCCCGAAGGAGGCGTGCGCGGCGGTCTGGTCGTCGCCACCGGCACCCCGGAGGAACTGGCCGCGCACCCCACCAGCCACACCGGCGAGTACCTGCGCCGGGTCCCGGGCATCGAGCCCGCCCGGACCGGCGCAGGCACCCCCGCCCCCGTTGAGGAGAGCGCCAGACCCGCCAGGCGCGCCTCCCGCAAGGCCACCCCGGACGACGCGGAGCTGGTCGGCGCGGCCCCGGCCCGCAAAGGCCGTGCTAAGAAAGAAAGCGCATGA
- a CDS encoding TolB family protein has protein sequence MRSVWVLAALLGSAALAAALPGRTVLSGECCPGAVWTPDSRALLFLDGPPARSSTGMYQVSASGGAVTRRFSSVAFFSPALKWAVRPGAGEQTTLERLSDGRRFTLPTWGADVTWTRAETRLAYARSETSGNYDRRVTRVFVADAFGAPRLISTLSGGSIHAWLNDTTLLLSGKRAAQDRDRELFTLDLRTGARQVLRQALNLRAVTVSADGRFVAYTVAFDSAARNGLWVQAAAGGAPRELNDYGSYRWRDGSRLLLIPLKAAGGAHVLRQYDARANTWSTLGDLGDQVRQSDWSVSPDGRQLNYLSARDGNVRVLTLP, from the coding sequence GTGAGGAGCGTCTGGGTGCTGGCCGCCCTGCTCGGCAGCGCCGCACTGGCCGCGGCCCTGCCGGGCAGGACGGTGCTGAGCGGTGAATGCTGCCCGGGCGCAGTCTGGACTCCGGATTCACGCGCCCTGCTGTTCCTGGACGGACCCCCGGCGCGCAGCAGCACCGGCATGTACCAGGTGAGCGCCTCGGGGGGCGCCGTGACCCGGCGGTTTTCCAGCGTGGCGTTCTTCTCCCCGGCCCTGAAGTGGGCCGTCCGGCCCGGTGCGGGCGAACAGACGACCCTGGAACGTCTCTCGGATGGCCGGCGCTTCACGCTGCCCACCTGGGGAGCGGACGTCACCTGGACCCGCGCAGAGACCCGGCTGGCCTACGCCCGCAGTGAGACCAGCGGCAACTACGACCGGCGCGTGACCCGGGTGTTCGTTGCCGATGCGTTCGGTGCGCCGCGCCTGATCTCGACACTGTCGGGCGGAAGTATTCACGCGTGGCTGAACGACACCACCCTGCTTCTCAGCGGGAAACGGGCCGCGCAGGACCGCGACCGGGAACTGTTTACGCTCGATCTCCGCACGGGCGCCCGGCAGGTGCTGCGTCAGGCGCTGAACCTGCGGGCCGTCACGGTCAGCGCGGACGGGCGGTTCGTGGCCTACACCGTTGCCTTTGACAGCGCGGCCCGCAACGGCCTGTGGGTGCAGGCCGCGGCGGGTGGCGCGCCGCGGGAACTGAACGATTACGGCTCCTACCGCTGGCGTGACGGGTCGCGTCTGCTGCTCATTCCTCTGAAGGCGGCGGGCGGCGCGCACGTGCTGCGGCAGTACGACGCCAGGGCGAACACCTGGAGCACCCTGGGCGACCTGGGGGATCAGGTGCGGCAGAGCGACTGGAGCGTGAGTCCGGATGGCCGGCAGCTGAACTACCTCAGTGCCCGGGACGGAAACGTGCGGGTGCTGACCCTGCCCTGA
- a CDS encoding M23 family metallopeptidase, with amino-acid sequence MSARRLLLLPVAFLGVALAHYAAPLPLGAAAPPRGQFGLPFAGPPGPDTWLLGQGYGNTTGAYRQRRSTYGNLQGIHAGLDFSAPCGTPVVAIGDGVVAEVDGPHGSPPHNVVVDHAGNLSSLYGHLRVRSPLRVGQRVTRGQVIGQSGDSQGTCVSAPHLHLELRDRAHQRFFNPLPYIAADWNTLALAGSFGRGYEYNLAQPRRWQTPGSQPQALRGGRLLNEFTTPWPPAPGGAR; translated from the coding sequence ATGTCCGCTCGTCGACTGCTGCTGCTGCCCGTGGCGTTTCTGGGGGTGGCGCTGGCCCACTACGCCGCGCCCCTGCCGCTGGGTGCCGCCGCGCCGCCCAGGGGGCAGTTCGGCCTGCCGTTCGCCGGGCCGCCCGGGCCTGACACCTGGCTCCTCGGGCAGGGCTACGGGAACACCACGGGCGCGTACCGGCAGCGGCGCAGCACCTACGGGAACCTGCAGGGCATCCATGCAGGACTGGATTTCAGCGCGCCGTGCGGCACGCCGGTCGTGGCCATCGGGGACGGTGTGGTGGCCGAGGTGGACGGCCCCCACGGCAGCCCGCCGCACAACGTGGTGGTTGATCACGCCGGGAATCTCTCCAGCCTGTACGGCCACCTGCGTGTCCGTTCGCCGCTCCGGGTGGGTCAGCGGGTCACGCGCGGGCAGGTGATCGGGCAGAGCGGCGACTCGCAGGGCACGTGCGTCAGCGCGCCTCACCTGCACCTGGAACTGCGTGACCGCGCCCACCAACGGTTCTTCAATCCGCTGCCGTACATAGCGGCGGATTGGAACACCCTGGCGCTGGCCGGCAGTTTCGGCCGCGGCTACGAGTACAACCTGGCCCAGCCCCGCAGGTGGCAGACACCCGGCAGTCAGCCCCAGGCGCTGCGCGGGGGCCGCCTGCTGAACGAGTTCACGACCCCCTGGCCGCCCGCACCGGGAGGGGCAAGGTGA
- a CDS encoding class I SAM-dependent rRNA methyltransferase: MKKSPSVTLQPQAVRRIAGRYPFGHTGDIARADDGIQPGEVVNVKGPDSTRIIARGYFNPQGATPLRLLTWRDEDIDLKFYRARVKAALERRAGHITDTNAQRVLHAEADGLPGVIADQFGTVLGVQLRNAGVERHRDLIIRALRDETGAASAYERSDTGERRKEGLELVTGTLWGDVPGRVEFFENDLNLHFNPMDAQKTGFFLDQRDNRRLMRTLVRPGAGFLDVYSYTGGFSLHAAKAGAKAVAVDKDNVALGALEGAARGNGVQVGVRWGDALEQLTALEKEKRTFGAIVLDPPTLAKRRDDVPRAKRIFTDGAARALRMLEGGGHLLISTCAHYIRVDDLLDAARVAAAEADTDAEVIAVTYQPADHPHLLSVPESLYLKSILLRRHA; the protein is encoded by the coding sequence GTGAAGAAGTCCCCCAGCGTCACCCTGCAACCCCAGGCGGTGCGCCGCATCGCCGGCCGCTACCCGTTCGGGCACACCGGCGATATCGCCCGCGCCGACGACGGCATCCAGCCGGGTGAGGTCGTGAACGTCAAGGGGCCCGACAGCACCAGGATCATTGCGCGCGGGTATTTCAACCCGCAGGGCGCCACGCCCCTGCGGCTGCTCACCTGGCGCGACGAGGACATTGACCTGAAGTTCTACCGCGCCCGCGTGAAAGCGGCCCTGGAACGCCGCGCCGGGCACATCACCGACACGAACGCCCAGCGGGTTCTGCACGCCGAGGCGGACGGGCTGCCCGGCGTGATCGCCGACCAGTTCGGCACTGTGCTGGGCGTGCAGCTGCGCAACGCCGGGGTGGAGCGGCACCGTGACCTGATCATCCGGGCGCTGCGGGATGAAACGGGCGCGGCCAGCGCGTACGAGCGCAGCGACACCGGCGAGCGCCGCAAGGAGGGCCTGGAACTCGTGACCGGCACCCTGTGGGGCGACGTGCCGGGACGCGTGGAGTTCTTCGAGAACGACCTCAACCTGCATTTCAACCCCATGGACGCCCAGAAGACCGGGTTCTTCCTGGATCAGCGTGACAACCGCCGCCTGATGCGCACCCTCGTGCGGCCCGGCGCCGGTTTCCTCGACGTGTACTCCTACACCGGGGGGTTCAGCCTGCACGCCGCGAAGGCCGGGGCGAAGGCGGTCGCCGTGGACAAGGATAATGTCGCGCTGGGCGCGCTGGAAGGAGCTGCGCGCGGCAACGGCGTGCAGGTGGGCGTGCGCTGGGGTGACGCCCTCGAGCAGCTCACCGCGCTGGAGAAGGAAAAGCGGACCTTCGGCGCCATTGTGCTTGACCCGCCGACCCTCGCCAAACGCCGTGATGACGTGCCGCGCGCCAAGCGCATCTTCACGGACGGCGCCGCCCGGGCGCTGCGCATGCTCGAAGGCGGCGGGCACCTGCTGATCAGCACCTGCGCCCACTACATCCGCGTCGATGACCTGCTGGACGCCGCCCGGGTCGCCGCGGCCGAGGCCGACACGGACGCCGAGGTGATCGCCGTGACGTACCAGCCGGCCGACCACCCGCACCTGCTCAGCGTGCCCGAAAGCCTGTACCTCAAGAGCATCCTGCTGCGCCGCCACGCCTGA
- a CDS encoding S41 family peptidase, protein MPHNAAARLRHAGVTVLLGLLGAAAASPATDLFQAATDQVRRDYYGWATGSLDDLIPRFAGQLSERCAAQTDTCSFETGRAVLTDLFSAFGDAHTNVRDPEGALRLQEQQQNRPVPRTGARVVRVEGGLLVVSVMPGSPASEAGVRVFDLLTSVNGEAAGKRAGQNAPVGPNEFIRLERTAQPVQVTLRRPGTAELTLSLGTRPLQARDEPTLTWTGVDRRTALITYPTFLPRDASELFLKRVQEAQAGGAQALIVDLRYNGGGSLSECVAAASVFTPVEYRTQYRTGSAIYAGLEGQEVRPQSRRPAPDRAVWHGPAAVLVGPNTASCAEVFTFYAQRAGVPAVGESTKGVGNSGVIFQPLPDGGVVSVTILRAFGPDGQPLPDRVQPDVLAPTDLNALMTEGRDTTLEAALITVSQVQGPRLPARP, encoded by the coding sequence GTGCCTCACAATGCCGCTGCCCGCCTGCGCCACGCGGGCGTCACCGTCCTCCTGGGCCTGCTGGGGGCCGCTGCCGCCAGCCCCGCCACTGACCTGTTTCAGGCGGCGACCGATCAGGTGCGGCGCGACTACTACGGCTGGGCCACGGGCTCCCTGGACGACCTGATTCCCCGGTTTGCGGGTCAGCTTAGCGAGCGCTGCGCGGCGCAGACCGACACGTGCTCCTTTGAGACGGGCCGCGCCGTGCTGACCGACCTGTTCAGCGCCTTTGGCGACGCGCACACCAACGTGCGGGATCCGGAGGGCGCCCTGCGCCTTCAGGAACAGCAGCAGAACCGGCCGGTCCCGCGGACGGGCGCCCGCGTGGTTCGTGTCGAGGGGGGCCTGCTGGTGGTGTCAGTGATGCCCGGCAGTCCTGCCTCTGAGGCCGGCGTGCGCGTCTTCGATCTGCTGACCAGCGTAAACGGTGAGGCGGCCGGAAAACGGGCCGGGCAGAACGCCCCGGTCGGTCCGAACGAATTCATTCGTCTGGAACGCACCGCGCAGCCTGTGCAGGTGACGCTGCGCCGCCCGGGCACAGCGGAGCTCACCCTGAGCCTGGGCACGCGCCCTCTACAGGCCCGGGACGAACCGACCCTCACCTGGACGGGCGTGGACCGCCGCACGGCCCTGATCACCTACCCCACCTTCCTGCCGCGCGACGCCTCCGAGCTGTTCCTGAAACGCGTCCAGGAGGCGCAGGCGGGCGGTGCGCAGGCCCTGATCGTGGACCTGCGTTACAACGGCGGCGGCAGCCTGAGTGAATGCGTCGCGGCGGCCAGCGTGTTCACCCCCGTGGAGTACCGCACGCAGTACCGCACGGGCAGCGCGATCTACGCGGGACTGGAAGGGCAAGAGGTGCGCCCACAGAGCCGGCGGCCCGCGCCGGACCGCGCGGTGTGGCATGGTCCCGCCGCGGTCCTGGTGGGCCCGAACACGGCGTCCTGCGCGGAGGTGTTCACGTTCTACGCCCAGCGGGCCGGGGTGCCGGCGGTTGGCGAGAGCACCAAGGGCGTGGGGAACAGCGGCGTGATCTTCCAACCTCTTCCCGACGGTGGTGTGGTGTCCGTCACGATCCTCCGGGCATTCGGCCCGGACGGCCAGCCGCTGCCGGACCGCGTGCAGCCGGACGTGCTGGCCCCCACAGACCTGAACGCCCTGATGACAGAGGGCCGTGACACCACCCTGGAAGCCGCCCTGATCACCGTGTCGCAGGTGCAGGGACCGCGCCTGCCTGCGCGGCCGTAA
- a CDS encoding NAD(P)H-dependent oxidoreductase subunit E gives MPVTRLEICTEHLTIDQREDLLDAVWTALRISPGMVTADGNVELVLSQCGPAVPAEDAPLVRVSGVEYRNVTPQRLVTLMKRWVR, from the coding sequence GTGCCCGTCACGCGCCTGGAAATCTGTACTGAACACCTCACCATCGATCAACGCGAGGACCTGCTGGACGCCGTGTGGACTGCTCTGCGCATCAGTCCTGGCATGGTTACGGCCGACGGAAACGTGGAACTCGTCCTCTCGCAGTGCGGCCCGGCGGTGCCTGCCGAGGACGCCCCGCTGGTCCGCGTGAGCGGGGTGGAGTACCGCAATGTCACCCCGCAGCGCCTCGTGACCCTCATGAAACGCTGGGTGCGCTGA
- a CDS encoding DMT family transporter, producing MTVSPAPSVPEQRAALLGVIVTVIIWGGNVVLLKALLGHLNAETINVGRFLIAGTLLVTLAVRAHGWPSWTRRTWLTVAGVGLVGNSLFQALFLTGIHLSPAGVSGVVNGLVPVLVLPLGLLLGVKVTRRQAGGVTLAFAGLLTLLLLTRQPGAPVSLAGLGWLLLAATAWAVYTLFNRMLSARVGALPFVAFSLALGCVPYLLLAAPHVHLRGTPPLALLGVAVSGLGANVIAYLAWARGTQVLGAARTSVWNTLAPVIALLLGAATLHERLPLSVWMAAGVILVGAALANWPARTERSNTPAT from the coding sequence GTGACCGTCTCCCCCGCCCCGTCCGTGCCTGAGCAGCGCGCCGCGCTGCTCGGCGTGATCGTGACCGTGATCATCTGGGGAGGGAACGTGGTGCTGCTCAAGGCCCTGCTCGGGCACCTGAACGCCGAGACCATCAACGTGGGCCGGTTCCTGATCGCCGGCACGCTCCTGGTCACGCTGGCGGTCCGGGCCCATGGCTGGCCCAGCTGGACGCGCCGCACCTGGTTGACCGTGGCGGGCGTGGGGCTGGTGGGCAACAGCCTGTTCCAGGCGCTGTTCCTCACCGGGATTCACCTGTCGCCGGCGGGCGTGTCCGGCGTGGTGAACGGTCTGGTGCCGGTGCTGGTGCTGCCGCTGGGCCTGCTGCTGGGCGTGAAGGTCACGCGCCGGCAGGCCGGCGGCGTGACGCTGGCCTTTGCGGGCCTGCTGACCCTGCTGCTCCTGACCCGGCAGCCGGGCGCGCCGGTGTCCCTGGCGGGGCTGGGCTGGCTGCTGCTCGCGGCGACCGCGTGGGCGGTGTACACCCTGTTCAACCGGATGCTCTCGGCGCGGGTGGGCGCCCTACCGTTCGTGGCGTTCAGCCTCGCGCTGGGGTGCGTGCCGTACCTGCTGCTGGCAGCGCCGCACGTGCATCTGCGCGGCACGCCGCCCCTGGCGTTACTAGGCGTGGCGGTCAGTGGCTTGGGCGCGAACGTGATCGCGTACCTCGCGTGGGCGCGCGGGACGCAGGTGCTGGGCGCGGCGCGCACGAGCGTGTGGAACACCCTGGCGCCCGTGATTGCGCTGCTGCTGGGCGCCGCGACGCTGCATGAGCGCCTGCCGCTGTCGGTGTGGATGGCCGCGGGGGTGATTCTGGTGGGCGCGGCGCTGGCGAACTGGCCGGCCCGCACGGAGCGCAGCAACACCCCCGCCACGTAG
- a CDS encoding TerC family protein, whose protein sequence is MESLFTWVTQPEAWLAFATLLLLEVVLGIDNVIFISILAGKLPPEQQQRARTIGLLAAMIMRLGLLFSISWIYRLKEDLFTLFGMGLSGRDLILILGGLFLLYKAVREMHEQLEGPGAPHGEMSSMRVAGANFAALIGQIMLLDIVFSLDSVITAVGMADDLGVMVAAVVVTVLIMLVAARPIGEFVQAHPTVKMLALSFLLLIGVNLIADGFGFKIPKGYTYFAMGFAISVELLNLRVRRGIPVQLHDTDRHPNAS, encoded by the coding sequence ATGGAATCACTGTTTACCTGGGTGACCCAGCCGGAGGCCTGGCTGGCCTTCGCCACCCTTCTGCTTCTCGAAGTCGTGCTCGGCATCGACAACGTGATCTTCATCTCGATTCTCGCCGGGAAACTCCCGCCGGAACAGCAGCAGCGCGCCCGCACCATCGGCCTGCTCGCGGCCATGATCATGCGCCTGGGCCTGCTCTTCTCGATCAGCTGGATCTACCGCCTGAAAGAGGACCTGTTCACCCTGTTCGGCATGGGCCTGTCCGGCCGCGACCTCATCCTGATCCTCGGCGGACTCTTCCTGCTGTACAAAGCCGTCAGGGAAATGCACGAGCAACTCGAAGGACCCGGCGCCCCCCACGGCGAAATGAGTTCCATGCGTGTGGCCGGTGCGAACTTCGCGGCGCTCATCGGGCAGATCATGCTGCTGGACATCGTGTTCAGCCTGGACAGCGTCATCACGGCGGTGGGCATGGCCGATGACCTCGGCGTGATGGTCGCGGCAGTCGTGGTGACCGTCCTGATCATGCTGGTCGCCGCGCGGCCGATCGGGGAATTCGTGCAGGCCCACCCGACCGTGAAGATGCTGGCCCTGTCTTTCCTGCTCCTGATCGGCGTGAACCTGATTGCCGACGGGTTCGGCTTCAAGATTCCCAAGGGCTACACGTACTTCGCCATGGGCTTCGCCATCAGCGTAGAACTGCTGAACCTGCGCGTGCGGCGCGGCATACCCGTGCAGCTGCACGACACCGACCGCCACCCGAACGCCAGCTGA